One part of the Prunus persica cultivar Lovell chromosome G5, Prunus_persica_NCBIv2, whole genome shotgun sequence genome encodes these proteins:
- the LOC18776358 gene encoding truncated transcription factor CAULIFLOWER A isoform X1, protein MGRGRVQLKRIENKINRQVTFSKRRSGLLKKAQEISVLCDAEVALIVFSTKGKLFEYSTDSCMERILERYERYSYSEKQLLANDHESTGSWTLEHAKLKARVEVLQRNCSHFMGEDLQSLSLKELQNLEQQLDSALKHIRSRKNQVMYESISELQKKDKALQEQNNLLAKKVKEKEKALAPQAESWEQQVQNQGLDCSSTLLPEALQSLNFGSGSNYQGIRNDGSGGDHEDENETPTANRPNTLLPPWMLRHLNE, encoded by the exons ATGGGGAGGGGAAGGGTGCAGCTGAAGAGGATTGAAAACAAGATCAACAGGCAGGTGACCTTCTCAAAGAGAAGGTCTGGGTTGCTGAAGAAAGCCCAAGAGATTTCTGTGCTTTGTGATGCTGAGGTTGCTTTGATTGTCTTCTCCACCAAAGGCAAGCTCTTTGAGTACTCCACTGACTCCTG CATGGAAAGGATCCTGGAAAGGTACGAAAGATACTCATATTCAGAGAAGCAGCTTCTTGCAAATGATCATGAATCAACT ggaAGCTGGACTCTGGAACATGCGAAGCTCAAGGCTAGGGTGGAGGTTTTACAAAGAAATTGCAG tCATTTTATGGGGGAAGATCTCCAATCTTTAAGTCTGAAAGAGCTTCAGAATTTGGAGCAACAGCTTGATTCTGCACTGAAGCACATAAGGTCAAGAAAG AACCAGGTTATGTACGAATCGATTTCAGAGCTGCAAAAGAAG GATAAGGCATTGCAGGAGCAAAACAACTTGCTGGCAAAGAAG GTaaaggagaaggagaaagcACTAGCTCCACAGGCAGAGTCATGGGAGCAGCAAGTGCAGAACCAGGGCTTGGACTGCTCCTCCACCCTTCTACCAGAGGCATTGCAGTCCTTGAATTTCGG CAGCGGTTCAAATTACCAGGGAATTAGAAATGATGGATCCGGTGGAGATCATGAGGATGAAAATGAGACCCCGACAGCAAATCGACCTAATACTCTCCTTCCCCCATGGATGCTCCGCCACCTTAATGAATAG
- the LOC18776358 gene encoding truncated transcription factor CAULIFLOWER A isoform X2 encodes MGRGRVQLKRIENKINRQVTFSKRRSGLLKKAQEISVLCDAEVALIVFSTKGKLFEYSTDSCMERILERYERYSYSEKQLLANDHESTGSWTLEHAKLKARVEVLQRNCSHFMGEDLQSLSLKELQNLEQQLDSALKHIRSRKNQVMYESISELQKKDKALQEQNNLLAKKVKEKEKALAPQAESWEQQVQNQGLDCSSTLLPEALQSLNFGGSNYQGIRNDGSGGDHEDENETPTANRPNTLLPPWMLRHLNE; translated from the exons ATGGGGAGGGGAAGGGTGCAGCTGAAGAGGATTGAAAACAAGATCAACAGGCAGGTGACCTTCTCAAAGAGAAGGTCTGGGTTGCTGAAGAAAGCCCAAGAGATTTCTGTGCTTTGTGATGCTGAGGTTGCTTTGATTGTCTTCTCCACCAAAGGCAAGCTCTTTGAGTACTCCACTGACTCCTG CATGGAAAGGATCCTGGAAAGGTACGAAAGATACTCATATTCAGAGAAGCAGCTTCTTGCAAATGATCATGAATCAACT ggaAGCTGGACTCTGGAACATGCGAAGCTCAAGGCTAGGGTGGAGGTTTTACAAAGAAATTGCAG tCATTTTATGGGGGAAGATCTCCAATCTTTAAGTCTGAAAGAGCTTCAGAATTTGGAGCAACAGCTTGATTCTGCACTGAAGCACATAAGGTCAAGAAAG AACCAGGTTATGTACGAATCGATTTCAGAGCTGCAAAAGAAG GATAAGGCATTGCAGGAGCAAAACAACTTGCTGGCAAAGAAG GTaaaggagaaggagaaagcACTAGCTCCACAGGCAGAGTCATGGGAGCAGCAAGTGCAGAACCAGGGCTTGGACTGCTCCTCCACCCTTCTACCAGAGGCATTGCAGTCCTTGAATTTCGG CGGTTCAAATTACCAGGGAATTAGAAATGATGGATCCGGTGGAGATCATGAGGATGAAAATGAGACCCCGACAGCAAATCGACCTAATACTCTCCTTCCCCCATGGATGCTCCGCCACCTTAATGAATAG
- the LOC18776353 gene encoding uncharacterized protein LOC18776353: MVPPSSSGGRLILCIYMYVQPASFATKTNIVNKMSRKYARLCGGRPTLCLPIHSLSLRSKHTSRRCSGSIKTDHNSTEFLNNISSSKDDFSADSLKRGSSEVGNKIMVVVDPSLEAKGALEWALSHTVQTEDTIVLVHVAKPSKQGAESDGKINLRAFELLHSMKNVCQRRRPEVEVEVALLEGKEKGPIIVEEAKRQRVSLLVLGQKRKRSMWWQLIKRWTRTRSSGEVTVEYCIQNAACMTIAVRRKSKKLGGYLITTKLHKNFWLLA; the protein is encoded by the exons atggtTCCTCCAAGTTCGTCTGGTGGCCGCCTTAttctttgtatatatatgtatgtacagCCAGCCAGTTTTGCCACCAAAACCAATATTGTCAACAAAATGAGTAGAAAATATGCAAGATTGTGTGGTGGCCGTCCCACACTTTGTCTTCCGATCCATTCTCTGTCTCTTCGATCGAAACACACCTCCAGACGATGTTCTGGTTCGATCAAAACTGATCATAACAGCACAGAATTCTTGAACAATATTAGCAGCAGCAAGGATGATTTCAGTGCTGACAGTTTGAAAAGAGGGTCGTCTGAAGTTGGGAATAAGATAATGGTTGTGGTGGATCCAAGCCTTGAAGCTAAGGGTGCTCTTGAATGGGCCCTATCACACACTGTACAAACCGAGGACACCATTGTACTTGTTCATGTAGCTAAGCCCTCCAAACAAG GTGCAGAGTCAGATGGGAAGATCAATTTGAGGGCTTTTGAACTTCTTCACTCTATGAAAAATGTGTGTCAAAGGAGAAGGCCTGAG GTGGAAGTGGAGGTAGCATTGCttgaagggaaagaaaaaggaccAATAATAGTGGAAGAAGCAAAGAGACAAAGGGTGTCCCTACTCGTTCTtggccaaaaaagaaagagatcaATGTGGTGGCAGCTCATCAAGAGGTGGACAAGGACCAGATCCTCCGGCGAGGTAACTGTCGAATACTGCATCCAAAATGCTGCATGCATGACGATTGCCGTGAGGAGGAAGAGCAAGAAACTTGGAGGCTACTTGATCACCACTAAGCTTCACAAGAATTTCTGGCTTCTAGCTTGA
- the LOC18776393 gene encoding ADP,ATP carrier protein ER-ANT1 yields the protein MTKQSEKFSADFVMGGMAALVSKSAAAPIERVKLLLQNQGEMIKRGQLKRPYMGVGDCFKRVFREEGVLSFWRGNQANVIRYFPTQAFNFAFKGYFKSIFGCSKEKDGYLKYFAGNVASGSAAGATTSLFLYHLDYARTRLGTDARGSSVNGQRQFRGILDVYSKTLSSDGIAGLYRGFGISIIGITLYRGMYFGIYDTMKPIVLVGSLEGNFLASFLLGWSVTTVSGVCAYPFDTLRRRMMLTSGQPSKYRNAIHAFREIVYLEGFTALFRGVTANMLLGVAGAGVLAGYDQLHRIAYRHGYSIEPHQRVLK from the exons ATGACAAAACAATCTGAGAAGTTTTCTGCAGATTTTGTGATGGGAGGAATGGCAGCATTGGTATCAAAGAGTGCAGCAGCACCCATTGAGAGAGTGAAGCTTCTGTTGCAGAATCAAGGAGAGATGATAAAAAGAGGACAGCTTAAGAGACCTTATATGGGTGTTGGTGATTGCTTTAAAAGGGTCTTTAGAGAAGAAGGCGTCTTGTCCTTCTGGAGAGGCAACCAGGCTAATGTTATTCGATATTTTCCTACTCAG GCCTTCAACTTTGCATTTAAAGGTTACTTCAAAAGCATTTTTGGCTGctcaaaagagaaagatggaTACTTAAAGTACTTTGCAGGAAATGTGGCTTCAGGAAGTGCTGCTGGAGCAACTACTTCATTATTTCTGTATCACCTGGACTATGCACGAACACGGCTAGGCACTGATGCAAGGGGGTCTTCAGTTAATGGTCAGCGCCAGTTCAGAGGGATTCTAGATGTTTATAGTAAAACCTTGTCAAGTGATGGAATAGCGGGTCTCTATCGAGGTTTTGGGATTTCAATTATTGGGATTACACTGTATCGAGGCATGTACTTTGGGATTTATGACACCATGAAGCCTATTGTTTTGGTTGGGTCTTTGGAG GGGAATTTTTTGGCtagtttcttgcttggttggAGTGTTACAACAGTCTCTGGGGTCTGTGCCTATCCATTTGATACCCTTAGGCGCAGAATGATGCTTACATCAGGACAACCATCGAAGTATCGCAACGCCATACATGCATTTCGTGAGATTGTTTACCTTGAGGGTTTCACAGCGCTGTTCCGAGGAGTTACTGCAAATATGCTTCTAGGGGTTGCTGGGGCTGGGGTACTTGCAGGATATGATCAGCTGCACCGAATTGCATATAGACATGGTTATTCTATTGAGCCACATCAAAGAGTTTTGAAGTGA